In a single window of the Streptomyces sp. NBC_00094 genome:
- the mtrB gene encoding MtrAB system histidine kinase MtrB yields the protein MTEGSTAPKPGDPGVRTGRTAGPGRGGPRFGRLSFGRLLKDGAPGGPVFRLFARWVRRPLLPAVRLWRRNIQLRVVAGTLLMSLGVVLLLGLVVIGQVRNGLLDAKERAAQSQAAGGFSAAQDRAATTPSAPGEQDGGRTGASVNWRSTLVEQLASGGQSAFNVVALSLDAGDTASRGARASGEVDPTTSIPADLRLSVAQGVDTFQKSTRINYTNGKASEAGLVIGKRLNDADGTPYELYYLFPLTQEEDSLTLVKGTLATAGLFVVVLLGAIAWLMVRQVVTPVRMAAGIAERLSAGRLQERMKVTGEDDIARLGEAFNKMAQSLQLKIQQLEELSRMQRRFVSDVSHELRTPLTTVRMAADVIHEARVDFDPVTGRAAELLGDQLDRFESLLSDLLEISRFDAGAAALEAEPIDLRQVVRRVIGGAEPLAERKGTRIVVLGDEQPVVAEADARRVERVLRNLVVNAVEHGEGRDVVVKLAAAGGAVAIAVRDYGVGLKPGEATRVFNRFWRADPARARTTGGTGLGLSIAVEDARLHGGWLQAWGEPGGGSQFRLTLPRTADEPLRGSPIPLEPEDSRRNREQAAAGRAQESARLAAVPPQPVGDRPALPVPPRLPAPPRTTVDPTALPGSGARVVARAATDTDGAGTSAVTAGGTGNAEREDGTRGR from the coding sequence ATGACTGAAGGCAGTACTGCTCCGAAGCCCGGGGACCCGGGAGTCCGTACGGGGCGGACTGCCGGACCGGGGCGGGGGGGCCCGCGTTTCGGCCGTCTGTCGTTCGGACGGCTGCTCAAGGACGGAGCGCCGGGTGGACCGGTGTTCCGGCTCTTCGCGCGCTGGGTCCGCCGCCCGCTGCTGCCCGCCGTCCGGTTGTGGCGGCGGAACATCCAGCTGAGGGTCGTCGCCGGCACTCTGCTGATGTCTCTCGGAGTGGTGCTGCTGCTCGGCCTCGTCGTCATCGGCCAGGTCCGCAACGGACTGCTCGACGCCAAGGAGCGGGCTGCCCAGAGCCAGGCCGCGGGCGGGTTCTCCGCCGCGCAGGACCGGGCGGCGACCACGCCGTCGGCCCCCGGCGAGCAGGACGGGGGGCGGACCGGCGCGTCCGTGAACTGGCGCTCCACGCTGGTCGAGCAACTCGCCAGCGGCGGGCAGAGCGCCTTCAACGTGGTCGCGCTCTCCCTCGACGCCGGTGACACCGCGAGCCGTGGCGCTCGGGCCTCGGGTGAGGTCGACCCCACCACGAGCATCCCCGCCGATCTGCGGCTCTCGGTCGCCCAGGGCGTGGACACCTTCCAGAAGTCGACCCGGATCAACTACACCAACGGCAAGGCCTCCGAGGCCGGGCTGGTGATCGGCAAGCGGCTGAACGACGCCGACGGGACCCCGTACGAGCTGTACTACCTCTTCCCGCTGACGCAGGAGGAGGACTCCCTCACGCTGGTCAAGGGCACCCTGGCGACCGCCGGGCTGTTCGTCGTCGTGCTGCTCGGCGCCATCGCCTGGCTCATGGTGCGCCAGGTCGTCACGCCCGTCCGGATGGCCGCCGGGATCGCCGAGCGGCTCTCGGCCGGCCGTCTCCAGGAGCGGATGAAGGTCACCGGCGAGGACGACATCGCGCGACTCGGCGAGGCCTTCAACAAGATGGCCCAGAGCCTCCAGCTCAAGATCCAGCAGCTGGAGGAGCTGTCGCGGATGCAGCGGCGGTTCGTCTCGGACGTCTCGCACGAGCTGCGTACCCCACTGACCACGGTCCGGATGGCCGCCGACGTCATCCACGAGGCCCGTGTCGACTTCGACCCCGTCACCGGGCGCGCCGCCGAACTCCTCGGCGACCAGCTCGACCGCTTCGAGTCGCTCCTCTCCGACCTCCTGGAGATCAGCCGTTTCGACGCCGGAGCGGCGGCCCTGGAGGCCGAGCCGATAGACCTGCGCCAGGTCGTGCGCCGGGTCATCGGCGGCGCGGAACCCCTCGCCGAACGCAAGGGCACCCGGATCGTGGTCCTCGGCGACGAGCAGCCCGTGGTGGCCGAGGCGGACGCCCGCCGGGTCGAGCGGGTGCTGCGCAACCTCGTCGTCAACGCCGTCGAGCACGGCGAGGGCCGGGACGTGGTGGTGAAGCTGGCCGCCGCCGGTGGGGCCGTGGCCATCGCCGTCCGTGACTACGGCGTCGGGCTCAAGCCGGGCGAGGCGACCCGGGTGTTCAACCGTTTCTGGCGCGCCGACCCCGCCCGTGCCCGCACCACCGGCGGTACGGGCCTCGGCCTGTCGATCGCGGTGGAGGACGCCCGGCTGCACGGCGGCTGGCTGCAGGCCTGGGGCGAGCCCGGAGGCGGTTCGCAGTTCCGGCTGACCCTGCCGAGGACGGCGGACGAGCCGCTGCGGGGCTCCCCGATCCCGCTGGAGCCCGAGGACTCGCGGCGCAACCGGGAGCAGGCGGCCGCCGGACGCGCGCAGGAGAGCGCGCGCCTCGCGGCGGTTCCGCCGCAGCCCGTCGGAGACCGGCCGGCGCTGCCCGTACCGCCGAGGCTGCCCGCGCCGCCGCGGACGACCGTCGACCCGACGGCCCTGCCCGGCAGCGGCGCCCGGGTGGTGGCGCGAGCGGCGACGGACACCGACGGCGCTGGGACGAGCGCGGTGACGGCCGGGGGAACCGGGAACGCGGAGCGGGAGGACGGGACACGTGGGCGCTGA
- a CDS encoding DUF4129 domain-containing protein, producing MTVTGGRTAALTLLRADGDAPVDISRLPAREAAERELSEPMYHENDPSLLQRGLDRFWEWIDDLFGAASGATPGGIVGLVAIVLVVIALVAALWWRLGTPRRTPGTAGDSLFTDGPRTADEHRAAATRHASAGHWNQAVQERMRAIVRSLEERVLLDPRPGRTADEAAAEAGRSLPSRADDLRLAARAFDDVTYGGRTADEPTYRRIEELDTALERTRPTLDTASTGAPS from the coding sequence GTGACGGTCACGGGGGGAAGGACCGCGGCACTCACACTCCTGCGCGCCGACGGCGACGCACCGGTGGACATCTCCCGCCTCCCCGCCCGCGAGGCGGCGGAGCGGGAGCTGTCCGAGCCGATGTACCACGAGAACGATCCGAGCCTCCTCCAGCGGGGGCTCGACCGCTTCTGGGAGTGGATCGACGACCTCTTCGGCGCGGCGTCCGGAGCCACCCCCGGCGGCATCGTGGGCCTCGTCGCGATCGTCCTGGTCGTCATCGCGCTCGTCGCCGCCCTCTGGTGGCGACTCGGCACCCCCCGCAGAACACCGGGCACAGCCGGCGACTCCCTCTTCACCGACGGCCCCCGCACCGCCGACGAACACCGCGCGGCCGCCACCCGGCACGCCTCGGCGGGCCACTGGAACCAAGCGGTCCAGGAACGGATGCGGGCCATCGTCCGCTCCCTCGAAGAGCGCGTCCTGCTCGACCCCCGCCCCGGCCGCACCGCCGACGAGGCGGCGGCCGAAGCCGGCCGCTCGCTCCCCTCCCGCGCCGACGACCTACGCCTCGCCGCCCGCGCCTTCGACGACGTCACATACGGCGGCCGCACCGCCGACGAGCCCACGTACCGCCGCATCGAGGAACTGGACACCGCCCTGGAGCGGACGCGCCCCACCCTCGACACCGCTTCCACGGGGGCGCCCTCATGA
- the mtrA gene encoding two-component system response regulator MtrA, with translation MKGRVLVVDDDTALAEMLGIVLRGEGFDPSFVADGDKALAAFREAKPDLVLLDLMLPGRDGIEVCRLIRAESGVPIVMLTAKSDTVDVVVGLESGADDYIVKPFKPKELVARIRARLRRSEEPAPEQLTIGDLVIDVAGHSVKREGQSIALTPLEFDLLVALARKPWQVFTREVLLEQVWGYRHAADTRLVNVHVQRLRSKVEKDPERPEIVVTVRGVGYKAGPS, from the coding sequence ATGAAGGGACGCGTTCTTGTCGTCGACGACGACACCGCACTGGCCGAGATGCTCGGCATCGTGCTGCGGGGTGAAGGGTTCGATCCGTCGTTCGTCGCGGACGGTGACAAGGCGCTTGCCGCATTCAGGGAGGCCAAGCCGGACCTGGTGCTGCTGGACCTGATGCTGCCCGGAAGGGACGGCATCGAGGTGTGCCGACTCATCAGGGCCGAGTCGGGTGTGCCGATCGTCATGCTGACCGCGAAGAGCGACACCGTCGACGTGGTGGTGGGTCTCGAGTCCGGGGCCGACGACTACATCGTGAAGCCGTTCAAGCCGAAGGAGCTCGTCGCCCGTATCCGGGCACGGCTGCGGCGGTCCGAGGAGCCGGCTCCGGAGCAGCTCACCATCGGTGACCTGGTCATCGACGTGGCCGGGCACTCCGTGAAGCGGGAGGGGCAGTCCATCGCCCTGACCCCGCTCGAGTTCGACCTGCTCGTCGCGCTGGCGCGTAAGCCGTGGCAGGTCTTCACCCGTGAGGTCCTGCTGGAGCAGGTCTGGGGTTACCGGCACGCGGCCGACACACGGCTGGTGAACGTGCACGTCCAGCGGTTGCGCTCGAAGGTCGAGAAGGACCCCGAGCGCCCGGAGATCGTGGTGACCGTCCGTGGCGTCGGTTACAAGGCGGGACCGAGCTGA